The Sphingomonas sinipercae genome contains a region encoding:
- the cobT gene encoding cobaltochelatase subunit CobT: protein MSESSAIDRFRRALAGAARAIARDPELDVVFASEASAASAGKAARVPSPGASLEPRLVAEARGAADSYALRLRYHDGKVHAANAPGEPEARAVFDALETARVEALGARSMAGTRANLAELTNARVRGDAILRARNADEVPLSTAVGLIARERLTGDAPPPSAVAGLKLVAPWIEEKAGAELDALALALDDQAAFARLARRLLEDLDLASATDDPADDELEDSGDDDADDGGDDKDDEDGEDDQPDLGDAETRGEENQQERDEQDGSDELEPGEDELSDGDDESDTGTPGQGRRNWDLSPVTDYKPFTTRFDETVEAHELCDDAELNRLRAYLDQQIGGLQGVVTKLANRLQRRLMAQQARSWQFDQEEGLLDAARLARVVINPAHSLSYKVERETEFRDTVVTLLIDNSGSMRGRPIAIAAICGDILARTLERCAVSTEILGFTTRAWKGGQSREAWLSAGRPPHPGRLNDLRHIVYKRADEPYRRARRNLGLMMREGLLKENIDGEALLWAHNRLIARPEERRILMVISDGAPVDDSTASANGGAYLERHLRQVIGWIEERSPVELAAIGIGHDVTRYYSRAVTIMDAEQLGGAMVEQLAQLFEAK, encoded by the coding sequence ATGAGCGAAAGCAGCGCCATCGACCGCTTCCGTCGCGCGCTCGCGGGCGCGGCGCGGGCAATCGCGCGCGATCCCGAGCTCGATGTCGTGTTCGCGTCGGAAGCCTCCGCCGCTTCGGCCGGCAAGGCGGCGCGCGTGCCTTCGCCCGGGGCCTCGCTCGAGCCGCGGCTGGTCGCCGAAGCCCGCGGCGCGGCGGATTCGTACGCGCTTCGCCTGCGCTACCACGACGGCAAGGTGCACGCCGCCAACGCGCCCGGCGAGCCGGAGGCGCGGGCGGTGTTCGACGCGCTTGAAACCGCCCGGGTCGAGGCGCTCGGCGCCCGCTCGATGGCCGGCACCCGCGCCAACCTGGCCGAGCTTACCAATGCGCGGGTGCGCGGCGACGCGATCCTTCGGGCGCGCAATGCCGACGAAGTGCCGCTGTCCACCGCCGTCGGGTTGATCGCCCGGGAACGGCTGACCGGCGATGCGCCGCCGCCGTCGGCGGTCGCCGGGCTCAAGCTGGTCGCGCCGTGGATCGAGGAAAAGGCGGGGGCCGAACTCGACGCGCTGGCGCTCGCGCTCGACGACCAGGCCGCCTTCGCCAGGCTCGCGCGCCGCCTGCTTGAGGATCTCGACCTCGCCTCGGCGACCGATGACCCGGCCGACGATGAGCTCGAAGATAGCGGCGACGACGACGCCGACGATGGCGGCGACGACAAGGATGATGAGGACGGCGAGGACGACCAGCCGGACCTTGGCGACGCGGAAACGCGCGGCGAGGAGAACCAGCAGGAGCGGGACGAGCAGGACGGCTCCGACGAGCTGGAGCCCGGCGAGGACGAGCTTAGCGACGGCGATGACGAATCCGACACCGGCACGCCGGGGCAGGGCAGGCGCAACTGGGACCTCTCGCCGGTCACCGACTACAAGCCGTTCACGACCCGCTTCGACGAGACGGTCGAGGCGCATGAACTGTGCGACGATGCCGAGCTGAACCGGCTGCGCGCTTACCTCGATCAGCAGATTGGCGGCCTGCAAGGCGTGGTCACCAAGCTCGCGAACCGGCTCCAGCGGCGGCTGATGGCGCAGCAGGCGCGAAGCTGGCAGTTCGACCAGGAAGAAGGGCTGCTCGATGCCGCCCGGCTGGCGCGGGTGGTCATCAACCCGGCCCATTCGCTCAGCTACAAGGTGGAGCGGGAAACCGAATTCCGCGACACGGTGGTGACGCTTCTGATCGACAATAGCGGCTCGATGCGCGGGCGGCCGATCGCCATTGCCGCCATTTGCGGCGACATCCTTGCCCGGACGCTCGAACGCTGCGCGGTCTCCACCGAAATCCTCGGCTTCACAACGCGCGCCTGGAAGGGCGGGCAGAGCCGCGAAGCCTGGTTGTCGGCCGGGCGGCCGCCGCACCCCGGCCGCCTCAACGACCTGCGCCACATCGTCTACAAGCGCGCCGACGAGCCCTATCGCCGCGCCCGCCGCAATCTCGGGCTGATGATGCGCGAAGGCCTGCTGAAGGAAAATATCGACGGCGAAGCGCTGCTCTGGGCGCACAACCGGCTGATCGCCCGGCCCGAGGAGCGCCGCATCCTGATGGTGATTTCCGATGGCGCGCCGGTCGACGATTCGACCGCTTCGGCCAACGGCGGCGCCTATCTGGAGCGGCACCTGCGGCAAGTGATCGGCTGGATCGAAGAGCGCTCGCCGGTCGAGCTGGCGGCGATCGGGATCGGTCACGACGTCACCCGCTATTACAGCCGCGCAGTGACGATCATGGACGCCGAACAACTCGGCGGCGCCATGGTCGAGCAATTGGCACAGCTGTTCGAAGCCAAGTGA
- a CDS encoding esterase-like activity of phytase family protein → MQRRFIYRAMAIAFFALVIAAHEWILTVPSRSELGPKTSALQVAAADVSPLGFAPLKLAGAWRLAAADDRFAGISGLVLDRERLLAISDLGLVASLPVPGRGSAQVTVKDLPAGPGSPRFKSDRDAEAIAADPAGRGWWVAFENRDELWLYDRAFSRPLSRVRLGVGEFSQNSGVEGLAAGPGALFLFPESGGAVVRVGQAPESIPIARPRRLAEAVRLKDGSFLVLQRRVTPFGFDNWLARLAGDGSLRELWRLPLPVRWFDNLEGMAVQPAGQGGYRLYLMSDSGLRPKAGTLLLIIDVPEALTKAA, encoded by the coding sequence ATGCAGCGACGGTTCATTTACCGGGCCATGGCGATCGCCTTCTTCGCGCTCGTCATCGCCGCTCACGAATGGATCCTCACAGTCCCCAGCCGGTCGGAGCTCGGGCCGAAAACATCGGCGCTGCAGGTGGCGGCGGCCGACGTCTCGCCCCTCGGCTTTGCGCCGCTCAAGTTGGCCGGGGCGTGGCGGCTAGCCGCTGCGGACGATCGCTTCGCCGGCATTTCCGGCCTGGTCCTGGATCGGGAAAGGCTTCTCGCCATCAGCGACCTTGGCTTGGTCGCCAGCCTGCCCGTCCCCGGGCGCGGGTCAGCGCAGGTCACGGTCAAGGACTTGCCGGCGGGGCCCGGATCGCCACGTTTCAAGTCGGACCGCGATGCGGAGGCGATTGCTGCCGACCCTGCTGGCAGAGGCTGGTGGGTCGCCTTCGAGAATCGCGACGAGCTGTGGCTTTACGACCGCGCCTTTTCCAGGCCGCTGTCGCGCGTTCGCCTCGGCGTCGGGGAATTTTCGCAAAATAGCGGTGTCGAGGGCCTGGCTGCGGGGCCGGGCGCGCTGTTCCTGTTCCCCGAAAGCGGCGGTGCGGTCGTGCGCGTCGGCCAGGCGCCCGAATCGATCCCGATTGCCAGGCCCCGGCGCCTGGCGGAGGCGGTCAGGCTCAAGGATGGCTCGTTCCTGGTGCTGCAGCGCCGCGTGACGCCCTTCGGCTTCGACAATTGGCTCGCCCGGCTGGCCGGTGATGGCAGCCTGCGGGAATTGTGGCGCCTTCCGTTGCCGGTGCGCTGGTTCGACAATCTGGAAGGCATGGCGGTGCAGCCGGCCGGGCAGGGCGGTTACCGCTTATATTTGATGAGCGACAGCGGGCTTCGGCCAAAGGCCGGCACGCTTCTGCTGATAATCGACGTTCCGGAAGCGCTGACGAAGGCGGCTTAG
- the rpmB gene encoding 50S ribosomal protein L28 translates to MSRVCELTGKGRQVGNNVSHANNKTKRTFLPNLQNVTLISDSLERSVKLRVSTNGLRSVEHVGGLDNWLAKTGEDKLSVKARKLKRELAKKQQGEAAA, encoded by the coding sequence ATGTCGCGCGTATGCGAGCTGACCGGCAAGGGCCGGCAGGTGGGTAACAACGTTTCCCACGCCAATAACAAGACCAAGCGGACGTTCCTGCCCAACCTGCAGAACGTGACGCTGATTTCCGACAGCCTGGAGCGGAGCGTGAAGCTGCGCGTGTCGACCAACGGCCTGCGTTCGGTCGAGCATGTCGGCGGTCTCGACAATTGGCTCGCCAAGACCGGTGAGGACAAATTGTCGGTCAAGGCCCGCAAGCTGAAGCGCGAGCTGGCCAAGAAGCAGCAGGGCGAAGCCGCGGCCTAA
- a CDS encoding nucleoside deaminase, with amino-acid sequence MTFPLPAPMRRALDLAAEAASAGEVPVGAVVTKGDTVIAEARNAMRGSVDPTAHAEMVAIRAAAAALGQPRLDGCTLWVTLEPCAMCAAAIAISRIGDLRFAAEDPKGGGVVHGPRIFAQPTCHHRPDVLGGIGEAEAAEQLRRFFAVRR; translated from the coding sequence ATGACATTCCCGCTGCCCGCGCCGATGCGCCGCGCGCTCGACCTCGCTGCCGAGGCGGCGAGTGCTGGAGAAGTGCCGGTCGGCGCGGTCGTGACCAAAGGCGACACGGTGATCGCCGAGGCGCGCAACGCGATGCGCGGTTCGGTGGACCCGACCGCCCATGCCGAAATGGTGGCGATTCGCGCGGCGGCGGCGGCGCTCGGCCAGCCCCGGCTCGACGGCTGCACCTTGTGGGTGACTCTGGAACCGTGCGCCATGTGCGCCGCGGCGATCGCCATCTCGCGCATCGGCGATCTTCGCTTTGCCGCCGAAGATCCCAAGGGCGGCGGCGTCGTCCATGGGCCGCGGATTTTCGCCCAGCCGACCTGCCACCATCGCCCGGACGTGCTCGGCGGGATCGGCGAAGCGGAAGCAGCGGAGCAACTGCGCCGCTTTTTCGCGGTGCGGCGATGA
- a CDS encoding hemolysin family protein, translating to MSNHLLPLPWIDVLIIAALIALNGVLAMTELAIVSAREARLKGLARGGSKGAKAALDLASDPGRFLSAVQIGITLIGIIAGAYSGASLGEPISQRIELLGVAADTAHTLGFTAVIAVVTYVSLVIGEIVPKQFALRSPEPIAVLVARPMFWLSKVAAPFVWLLDRTSALIFRALGLNRESENAVTAEELHLVVAEAQTAGVLEESERAIISGIVRLADRPVREVMTPRTDVDWIDVSETGDELRASLAETPHSRIPVADGSVDNIVGVIQTGDVLQAVLAGETLDVRRLAKPAPVIPDLMDAMDALAVLRSADVPLALVHDEYGHFDGIVTPGSILAALAGAFHHDIEDGEEPPLVEREDGSWLVSGAANADVLSDRLGMRMPVERDFSTVAGFALSVLKRLPETGERFSHDGWSFEIVDLDGRKIDKLIATPPKRRSKPAA from the coding sequence ATGAGCAATCACCTGCTCCCACTTCCCTGGATCGATGTCCTCATCATCGCCGCGCTGATCGCCCTCAACGGCGTCCTCGCGATGACGGAGCTTGCCATCGTGTCGGCGCGGGAGGCGCGGCTGAAGGGCCTCGCCCGCGGCGGCAGCAAGGGCGCGAAGGCCGCGCTCGACCTTGCCTCGGACCCAGGCCGTTTCCTCTCGGCCGTGCAGATCGGGATCACGCTGATCGGGATCATCGCCGGTGCTTACTCCGGCGCCAGCCTGGGCGAACCGATATCGCAGCGGATCGAATTGCTCGGCGTTGCCGCCGACACCGCACACACGCTTGGCTTCACCGCCGTGATCGCGGTGGTGACCTATGTCTCGCTCGTGATTGGGGAGATTGTGCCGAAGCAGTTCGCCCTGCGCTCGCCCGAGCCGATCGCGGTGTTGGTGGCGCGGCCGATGTTCTGGCTATCCAAGGTGGCGGCGCCGTTCGTGTGGCTGCTCGACCGGACCAGCGCGCTGATCTTCCGTGCCCTCGGCCTCAACCGCGAATCCGAAAATGCCGTCACTGCCGAGGAACTGCACCTGGTCGTGGCGGAGGCGCAGACCGCTGGCGTTCTGGAAGAAAGCGAGCGGGCGATCATTTCCGGAATCGTCCGGCTGGCCGATCGCCCGGTCCGCGAAGTGATGACGCCGCGCACCGATGTCGACTGGATCGACGTGTCGGAAACCGGCGATGAACTTCGCGCGAGCCTGGCCGAAACCCCCCATAGCCGGATCCCGGTTGCCGACGGCTCGGTCGACAACATCGTCGGCGTTATCCAGACCGGCGACGTGCTTCAGGCGGTCCTTGCCGGCGAGACCCTCGACGTTCGCCGGCTGGCCAAGCCGGCCCCGGTCATCCCCGACCTGATGGACGCGATGGACGCGCTCGCCGTGCTGCGCTCGGCCGACGTTCCGCTGGCGCTGGTCCACGACGAATATGGCCATTTCGACGGGATCGTGACGCCGGGCAGCATCCTCGCGGCGCTAGCTGGCGCCTTCCACCACGATATCGAGGATGGCGAGGAGCCGCCGCTGGTCGAGCGCGAGGACGGCAGCTGGCTGGTTTCCGGCGCCGCCAATGCCGACGTGCTTTCGGACCGCCTCGGTATGCGCATGCCCGTTGAACGGGACTTTTCGACCGTCGCCGGCTTCGCGCTCTCGGTGCTCAAGCGCTTGCCCGAAACCGGCGAGCGCTTCAGCCACGACGGCTGGAGCTTTGAGATCGTCGACCTCGATGGCCGCAAGATCGACAAGTTGATCGCGACGCCGCCGAAGCGGCGCTCGAAACCCGCCGCCTAG